A region of Pongo pygmaeus isolate AG05252 chromosome 15, NHGRI_mPonPyg2-v2.0_pri, whole genome shotgun sequence DNA encodes the following proteins:
- the LOC129012675 gene encoding olfactory receptor 4K2: MDVANKSTMSEFVLLGLSNSWELQMFFFTVFSLLYVATMVGNSLIVITVTVDPHLHSPMYFLLTNLSIIDMSLASFATPKMITDYLTGHKTISFDGCLTQIFFLHLFTGTEIILLMAMSFDRYIAICKPLHYASVISPQVCVALVVASWIVGIMHSTCQVIFALMLPFCGPNEVDSFFCDLPVVFQLACVDTYVLGLFIISTSGIIALFCFIVLFNSYVIVLVTVKHHSSRGSSKALSTCTAHFIVVFLFFGPCILIYMWPLSSFLTDKLLSVFYTIFTPILNPIIYTLRNQEVKIAMRKLKNRFLNFNKAMPS, translated from the coding sequence ATGGATGTGGCCAATAAGTCTACCATGTCTGAATTTGTTTTGCTGGGGCTCTCTAATTCCTGGGAACTACAGATGTTTTTCTTTACGGTGTTTTCATTACTTTATGTGGCAACAATGGTGGGTAACAGCCTCATAGTCATCACAGTTACAGTGGACCCTCACCTGCACTCCCCTATGTATTTCCTCCTTACCAATCTTTCAATCATTGATATGTCTCTTGCTTCTTTCGCCACCCCAAAGATGATTACAGATTACCTAACAGGTCACAAAACCATCTCTTTTGATGGCTGCCTTACCCAGATATTCTTTCTCCACCTTTTCACTGGCACTGAGATCATCTTACTCATGGCCATGTCCTTTGATAGGTATATTGCCATATGCAAGCCCCTACACTATGCTTCAGTCATTAGTCCTCAGGTGTGTGTTGCTCTCGTGGTGGCCTCCTGGATTGTGGGAATCATGCATTCAACGTGTCAGGTCATATTTGCCCTCATGTTACCATTCTGCGGTCCCAATGAGGTAGACAGCTTTTTCTGTGACCTTCCTGTGGTGTTCCAGTTGGCTTGTGTGGATACTTATGTTCTGGGCCTCTTTATCATCTCAACAAGTGGCATAATTGCGTTGTTctgctttattgttttatttaattcatatgTTATTGTCCTGGTTACTGTGAAGCATCATTCTTCCAGAGGATCATCTAAGGCCCTTTCTACTTGTACAGCTCATTTCATTGTTGTCTTCTTGTTCTTTGGGCCATGCATCCTCATCTACATGTGGCCACTAAGCAGCTTTCTCACAGACAAGCTTCTGTCTGTGTTTTATACCATCTTTACTCCCATTCTGAACCCAATAATCTATACTTTGAGGAATCAAGAAGTAAAGATAgccatgaggaaactgaaaaataGGTTTCTAAATTTTAATAAGGCAATGCCTTCATAG